The region CTTCCACCGCGAAGTCCGCGATCAAATCTGCGAACACAAAGCCGACACCGGCAAGTGGCACGAGATCCATCGCACGGCCCACGAAATGGGTATCAAGTCGAATGCGACCATGTTGTACGGTCACATCGAGAACGCCTATCACCGCATCGACCATCTGATTCGCCTGCGAGAAACGCAAGATGTCAGCGGCGGATTCCAGACATTCATTCCGTTGGCTTTCCACCCCGACAACACCGAACTGGCCGAGCTCAAAAAGCTGAAGAAGCCTTCCGTGATGATGGACCTTCGCACGATGGCCATCTCGCGGCTGATGCTGGACAACTTCCCCCACATCAAAGCGTACTGGATCATGCTCGGCATCGGCACGGCTCAAACGGCGTTGTCGTACGGAGCGGACGATCTCGACGGCACCGTGCGTCACGAGCTGATCTATCACGATGCCGGCGCGACGACGCCGGAAGTGATGTCGGTTGACGACATCAAACGTCTGATCGTCGAAGCAGGCCGCGAACCCGTCGAACGCGACACGGTCTACAACCGCGTCATCCGCGATCCGGAAAACATGGCCCAATGGACCACCGGCGAAACGATTGAAGTGAGCTAACTTCAGCTTTCGAGAAGTTAACCGCCGACCGGTTTTCGCAGCCCCCAAGGGGCTTCCTCGGGTAGCCCACGGTTGCTTGCAACCTGGGGAGCGCAGCGAACGGAGGTCTTCGCGAAGGGTGAGCCTAACGCATTAGCCTCGATTCGGCTTCACCTCCCCAGGTTGCAAGCAACCATGGGCTACCCAGTCGAAGAGTTCGCTCTGCAAAGTAATTTCCGCTACTTCACGAGCTTCTCTCCTACTCCAGCCGTAGGACTAGGTCGTCGTAGAAGAACTGCCCGGTGTCGTCTTGCATGTTGGCTCCCCACGAGATCAACTGGGCCTCGTCGGCTTGCATGCGGCGGTAGTCGAACGGTTTGCTGCTGTGCGAATCGGTTGGCATTTCGGCCAGGTAATCAGGCACCAGATCTTCCAGCTTCGTCGGGTATTCGCCCTGTTCGCGGTGATAGGCGACCAACGCCAAGCCGACGACGGCAAAGTTGCGCCGCACTTCGCCACGATGCTCGGTATGGACG is a window of Bremerella sp. TYQ1 DNA encoding:
- the mqnE gene encoding aminofutalosine synthase MqnE, whose translation is MIRADKISLDSIGKKVENGERLTLDEGIFLYQDDVPLNEIAQLANLVRERKNGNFAYYNINTHLNPTNVCVYRCNFCAFRADLRDPRGYLMSDEQILARGQEAVDNGCTEMHIVGGLHHQKKFDWYVNIVKQLHDAFPKLHLKAFTAVEINWFEFLTKKPVREVLGTLREAGLGSMTGGGAEIFHREVRDQICEHKADTGKWHEIHRTAHEMGIKSNATMLYGHIENAYHRIDHLIRLRETQDVSGGFQTFIPLAFHPDNTELAELKKLKKPSVMMDLRTMAISRLMLDNFPHIKAYWIMLGIGTAQTALSYGADDLDGTVRHELIYHDAGATTPEVMSVDDIKRLIVEAGREPVERDTVYNRVIRDPENMAQWTTGETIEVS